One genomic region from Leifsonia poae encodes:
- the gltX gene encoding glutamate--tRNA ligase — MSDTTLHPFSTATGADVRVRFCPSPTGTPHVGLIRTALFNWAYARHTGGKLIFRIEDTDAARDSEESYGQIVDALTWLNLDWDEGVNVGGPNEPYRQSQRYDIYAGIIEKLKASGHIYESFATGEEIEARNVSLGRDPKLGYDNFERELTDEQKGAFRAEGRQPALRLRVPDTDLSFDDLVRGEITFPAGSFSDFVVVRPNGHPLYPFVNPVDDALMGVTHVLRGEDLLSSTPRQIALYHALIEAGVTTFVPRFGHLPYVMGDGNKKLSKRDPESNLFHHRDRGFIPEGLVNYLALLGWSLTHDRDVFSIDEMIAAFDVVDVNPNPARFDLKKAESINGDHIRLLPVADFAERTVPYLVAAGVLTEPLADEQRSVLAAAAPLVQERVQLLGETPGMLGFLFTDAASLLVEDDARSSLPANAGEVLAASLGALELVRESEWTHDVIESALRDALIEALGLKPRVAFGPLRVALSGRRVSPPLFESMEILGKAETIARLDTLSASLG; from the coding sequence ATGTCTGACACCACTCTTCACCCGTTCTCCACGGCCACCGGCGCCGACGTTCGCGTTCGGTTCTGCCCGTCACCCACCGGCACGCCGCATGTCGGTCTGATCCGCACCGCCCTCTTCAACTGGGCGTATGCGCGGCACACCGGCGGCAAGCTCATCTTCCGCATCGAAGACACGGATGCGGCCCGCGACAGCGAGGAGAGCTACGGCCAGATCGTCGACGCCCTCACTTGGCTGAACCTCGACTGGGACGAGGGCGTGAACGTGGGCGGCCCGAACGAACCGTATCGCCAGTCGCAGCGCTACGACATCTACGCCGGAATCATCGAGAAGCTGAAGGCGTCGGGTCACATCTACGAGAGCTTCGCCACCGGCGAGGAGATCGAGGCGCGCAATGTGTCGCTCGGCCGCGACCCGAAGCTCGGCTACGACAACTTCGAGCGCGAACTCACCGACGAGCAGAAAGGCGCGTTCCGCGCCGAGGGTCGTCAGCCGGCACTGCGGCTGCGCGTTCCGGACACCGACCTCAGCTTCGACGACCTCGTGCGCGGGGAGATCACGTTCCCGGCGGGCTCGTTCAGCGACTTCGTCGTGGTGCGCCCCAACGGGCATCCGCTGTACCCGTTCGTGAACCCGGTCGACGACGCGCTCATGGGTGTCACCCACGTTCTGCGCGGGGAGGATCTGTTGTCCTCCACGCCGCGGCAGATCGCGCTCTACCACGCGCTGATCGAAGCCGGGGTCACCACGTTCGTTCCCCGCTTCGGCCACCTGCCGTATGTGATGGGCGACGGGAACAAGAAGCTCTCGAAGCGCGACCCCGAGTCGAACCTGTTCCACCACCGCGACCGGGGGTTCATTCCCGAGGGTCTGGTCAACTACCTCGCGCTGCTGGGCTGGTCGCTCACACACGACCGCGATGTGTTCTCCATCGACGAGATGATCGCGGCGTTCGATGTGGTCGATGTGAACCCCAACCCGGCGCGGTTCGACCTGAAGAAGGCCGAGTCGATCAACGGCGACCACATCCGGTTGCTGCCGGTTGCGGACTTCGCCGAACGCACCGTCCCGTACCTCGTTGCGGCCGGCGTGCTCACCGAGCCTCTGGCCGACGAGCAGCGGTCGGTCCTCGCAGCCGCGGCGCCCCTGGTGCAGGAGCGCGTGCAGCTGCTCGGCGAAACGCCGGGGATGCTCGGCTTCCTGTTCACGGACGCGGCCTCGCTCCTCGTCGAAGACGATGCCCGATCCTCCCTGCCCGCCAATGCCGGCGAGGTGCTCGCGGCCTCGCTCGGTGCCCTGGAGCTGGTGCGCGAGTCCGAGTGGACCCACGACGTCATCGAGTCGGCCCTGCGCGATGCGCTGATCGAGGCGCTCGGGCTGAAACCGCGGGTCGCGTTCGGTCCGCTGCGGGTGGCCCTCTCCGGCCGCCGTGTCTCGCCTCCGCTGTTCGAGTCGATGGAGATCCTCGGCAAAGCCGAGACGATCGCTCGCCTCGACACACTCTCCGCCTCGCTCGGGTAG